Proteins from one Sabethes cyaneus chromosome 2, idSabCyanKW18_F2, whole genome shotgun sequence genomic window:
- the LOC128733436 gene encoding probable cytochrome P450 9f2 has protein sequence MEVNIFYLAVIGAIIAYIYHRVTRNNDYFHDKPIPSLAVKPFFGASAPLLLKQATFSDFIHSIYNKFPSVKVLGVFDTTMPMFVIRDPQLIKRVGVKDFDHFLDHRPTFGQSDESDNPHALFAKTLFALNGQRWRDMRATLSPAFTGSKMRQMFQLMEECIQAMIRHLETDLKQKGSMEVEMKDVLSRLAMDVIASCAFGLKVNCFEDRENEFLKHAKKMMLFGRFTVFLKIMAFRWFPEIASRFGLDVIDKEQAVYFSSIIKDTVQTRESKGIIRHDMIDLLLQARKGTLKHQQETEVHEGFATVHESDVGNGQMAKAMTEPEMIAQCLVFLLGGFDTVSTAGTFLIYELIRNPDIQEKLYQEILETEKSLNGKPLSYDALQGMKYMDMVVSEALRMWPPAPATDRLCVRDYVLDDGEGLRFTIDKGTCVWIPIHGLHHDPQYFPNPERFDPERFSDANKANINLDVYLPFGIGPRNCIGSRFALMELKAIVYHMLLKFPFQRSENTQIPLKLKKGFVALSTEKGMFMQLQARS, from the exons ATGGAAGTGAATATTTTTTATCTGGCGGTGATAGGTGCTATCATCGCGTACATTTACCACCGGGTGACCAGAAACAATGACTACTTTCACGATAAACCGATTCCTTCGCTGGCCGTGAAGCCCTTCTTTGGAGCATCCGCACCGCTACTGCTTAAGCAAGCAACCTTTTCGGACTTTATCCATTCCATATACAATAAGTTTCCCAGTGTCAA AGTCCTCGGGGTGTTCGACACGACCATGCCGATGTTTGTCATTCGTGATCCGCAACTGATCAAGCGGGTCGGTGTGAAGGATTTCGACCACTTTTTGGACCATCGGCCAACATTCGGACAAAGTGACGAAAGCGACAATCCACATGCCCTGTTCGCCAAAACCCTATTCGCGCTCAATGGCCAACGTTGGCGAGATATGCGGGCCACACTCAGTCCAGCTTTCACCGGAAGTAAGATGCGCCAAATGTTCCAGCTGATGGAGGAGTGCATCCAGGCGATGATTCGTCACTTGGAAACGGATCTGAAACAGAAGGGCTCCATGGAAGTGGAAATGAAAGACGTTCTGTCACGATTAGCGATGGATGTGATTGCTTCGTGTGCCTTTGGGCTTAAAGTGAACTGCTTCGAAGATCGAGAGAATGAGTTTTTGAAGCATGCCAAAAAGATGATGCTTTTTGGAAGATTTACAGTTTTCTTGAAAATAATGGCCTTTCGATGGTTTCCTGAGATTGCCAGTCGGTTTGGGCTGGACGTGATCGATAAGGAGCAGGCGGTGTACTTTTCCAGCATTATCAAAGACACTGTCCAAACTCGGGAGTCTAAAGGAATTATTCGGCATGAtatgattgatttactgctgcAAGCCAGGAAGGGCACTTTGAAGCATCAACAGGAAACGGAAGTTCACGAGGGTTTTGCTACGGTGCATGAATCGGACGTGGGCAATGGTCAGATGGCTAAAGCGATGACCGAGCCTGAAATGATTGCCCAGTGTCTGGTATTCTTACTCGGAGGCTTTGATACGGTCTCGACGGCTGGTACCTTCCTGATTTACGAGTTAATTCGCAATCCCGATATTCAGGAAAaattataccaagaaattttGGAAACAGAAAAGTCGCTGAATGGAAAACCTCTTTCGTATGATGCTCTGCAAGGTATGAAATACATGGACATGGTGGTATCAGAAGCACTTCGGATGTGGCCACCGGCACCAGCGACTGATCGGCTCTGCGTTCGCGATTACGTACTGGACGACGGCGAAGGTCTCCGGTTCACCATAGACAAGGGGACGTGTGTCTGGATACCGATTCATGGATTGCACCACGATCCGCAGTATTTCCCCAATCCGGAACGTTTCGATCCGGAGCGGTTCAGCGATGCCAACAAAGCAAACATCAATCTGGATGTCTATTTGCCGTTCGGTATTGGCCCGAGAAACTGTATCGGATCACGGTTCGCCCTGATGGAACTTAAAGCTATCGTCTATCACATGCTGCTGAAGTTTCCTTTCCAACGAAGCGAAAACACGCAGATTCCGTTAAAGTTGAAAAAGGGATTCGTTGCCCTTTCGACGGAGAAGGGAATGTTTATGCAATTGCAAGCGCGGAGTTAA